ACCACCATGTAAAACACCTGCTgcttaaacaatttaaaaagtaGAGAgtaattttttatgttaattccTTTAAGATCACAGTAAAGTAAATCACAGTCAAGAGACAGATTCAAGAAAACATTTTGCAAATGTTAGTTTATCAGAGAAGAACATAGAGAGCAAAGGCTGAGCCTGAGGCTTCAGTGAGAGATGAGAGTACTGAGCCTCCTCTATAAACAACATTCTTTATACCTTACACAAAACTTggcacattctctctctctctctcatactcatacacacacacacacacacacacacacacaagcttaaacacacatacattcacacataatcacatattttttcacaaacacacattcacagtcaCATGGCCACACCGAATCAGAATCATTCTTTAATtgctatgtctgtctgtctatgtgtatatgtgtgtgtttatgctgatagatatttattaattaaagtaaTTGTGAAAtgtgattttacatttaataaaactgagttacagacactgtttcaaatataaataatataaagcaacatcacatttaaacaaataccCAGCAAAAACTTGATCATCACATTTATTCAGAAGAAACATGGACAAGATTCACTGTGCAGACCTGAAGATTAACTGTGTTATGGTGAGACAGGAACCAGTCTCTTTGCTGAAGGCAGGACAGGTACAGAAATAAAGCCATGCACTTACATGTTGGCAGAGAAAAATCAAGAACCTTCTATGGAATGTGTTTTTGGGGAATGCCCATGGAAAGTATCTGTGGAGTCTCATGGAGGGTGACATAAATATAGCACTAGATCCTGTGAAAGGTCAACAGCAAAATTGTGTGAAGGCACAGAGCATAAGACATGAAAGGTAATTCAGGTCTCCATCCACGGATGTTTGATCTCCTCTCAAGAGACATTTAGTTTAGTTATTAATGTGTAAAAGAcaaattgaggaaaaaaaaaaaaggaacatatttttatgattttccaAGTGCAAAGAAACACCTATTACACTTTCAATGTAACCCAAAATCTCTTACTTTAAAAATTAAGAATTTACTGTAATACATAGAatcccaaaaataaaaaaagccacatatacgtgtgtgtgtgtgtgtgtgtgtgtgtgtgtgtgtgtgtgtgtgtgtgtgtgtgtgtgtgtaagaaaaatGCTGTACAGTAAGAATGCTTTCAGAATTAGAAgtgttaataattaattatttcacttaacaaaatagaaagtaaatgaacagaagagaaatccaaatcaaatcaatatttggtatGACCATTCTTCGCCTGCAAAAGTCAATCCTTATAGGTACACTTGCACAAATTCTTTAAAAGAACTCAGGTTGGTTGTTACACAAATCTTGAaaaactaaccacagatctttAGTGAATGTAGCCCCTCAAATCATTCTGTCTCTtaatgtaatcccagacagactcaatgatgtTTAGCTCAGGACCCTGTAGGGGCCAAAAGTATTGCTTCCAGGGTTAGCTTCTCTACACTGAAGATAGTTCCTAATAATGTTGGctgtgtgtttttggtttttcctGCTGCAAAATGAATTCAGGGTCAATCAGACAGTGGTATTCTGATTGTATTGCATGATGGACaagtatctgcctgtatttaTCATCTTTGAGGAttccattaatcctgaccaattttccaactccatttgcagaCATGCTCCCCAAACCAATGGCAATTATTTCTGATTTTGACTCATTAGTCAAGAGCACCTGCTGCTATTTTTCTGCCCCGAATTCCTATGTTTTTGTGCATGCAGTAGTTGAGCTTCTTAGCCTCGTTTCCATGTTGAAGATTTGGCCTTTTGGCTGCATTAATGAAGACTACTTCTGTTCAGACTTCTCCTGACAGTCGATGGGTTTATTTGTTgatgaccccacacacccctcacacacacttcttactCTCCTACCATTTAGAAGAATTCaagcctcacatccagactgtgcacaACAGCAAGGAATTTACCTGGAACTGAagctcacacatacacacaatctcaactgtgtgttactaaaTTGTTACAAATCCAAACTCAAACAATCCCTCACTCATTTTGATTCACACAtacatgtcttcagcaccactcattttatattattatttattataactatataactgtTTACAATCTACTTGCTGCTGTTGCGGTTTTGCACagccttttatttacattttgtgtttatttacaaatacactttTGTTTATAGgtctctcttttgcacattgtactgtataacacattatacagtaggtttactggtgccgctattatgtgttttgtgtatttgtcccacactgttTTGTGAGTTTTGTCTGCAACGTTTGCACTCAATTGCACATGATGCATTTTATGTGGCAAGAACACTTATTTTggtccttaactctgtgttctgtagctctatgttgtgtgatgtagctctgtgttgtttaatgtagcaccaggattCTGGAGAAACATCTAATTTCACTGTCtacagcaggggtggccaacccgcggctcgcgagccgcatgcggctctttggctggtttcatgcggctcttacgttcatatcgaattttgtgtgtttgatttttaatgtgcgtgttcgcttcgcttgagttcaatacggtattttaagacttaaatgagcttgcccctactggaaaactttgcggtatatctgaccctggcatgaggccaatcataaattacagagatgcaccgagaattttcggaaatacctaaatcactgaaacaacacggcagaaacacaattgtaatgacgcaataaaaaagcgcagcagcacacggttatctggataagagcaacatgtctgcggtgtgtggaGAGCGATGTGCagaacatgcaatgctgaaatttcaagagggggagggggggggtgtatctgcaaagagtttccccaagtcgggtttaatttatcacctgaaatacaaacatcccgattgccttctaaatatgagaagaacgcggcgcagaaaagtaaagtcaatccgagcatgcgcactccgtctgtagaggacgtttttgaaaaggcaggaaagttttccagtgatggtgccgaggcaaaaggcataacacaaaaaattatggatttcattgccgtttgaatttaattttcatttcggtgcatccctaaaatattatcgttggtgtggccctctgacacaattcaggtttctcatgtggccccttgtaaacaTTAATTGCCCCCCCCTGcagtatattcatctcacgcatgcgcatttgacgaaaataccgtattaaactcaagcgaagtgaacacgcacataaaaaaaacaccaagtcTGTGtattctaccctgaaacacgtgaaatcaaagcatcgatctgttctgactgacacacatgtgaaagatttgcttcgagtggcaacaacggaatacgaggcagatatGAAGgagattgttcaaggcaaggaacgacaaaagtcccactaagtaacatgcagagTAAaggaaaaacgctattgtaaattattatatttttgtttgtggacttggtttaacagagtttgtgtgtgagacacaatgttcattgttgaaaatgactgtcctgtggtctcagaactgtaggagtcaatttctgtcattatgttggtgtgtgacatttacaataaatctggctgagcagaggtgtgtgtatgtgtgtgtgtgtgtgtgtgtgtgtgtgtgtgtgtgtgtgtgtaagaggaagggatgggtgatgttcatgtgtgcccatgtgtatgatgtggctctttgcggtaacacggtcaaaaatgtggctctcggtctctgactggttggccacccctggtctacagcatcagctatatatgattaaaataacaaaaaaagcttcttgacttgacttgtaccTGGGTCCAAATGGTTTCTGCCAGgtctttgctgatggcactgctggacatttTTGGATGTTGAAGGGAAGAAAGCATGATGTTTTTTTCATCAGCTACATTAAGGTTCCTTGGCTGAACACTGCATCTACACTTCTCAACATCGCCTGGTTCTTCGTGCTTCTTTAAAATTAAGAGGAGCACATCTTGTGACTCCTGAAAAAcacatcttgaaaccccagTCTGTTTTGAAAACTTTGGCTGGGAAAGTTTGTATTTTCCTCATTCAGTTTGAAGCTCCtccacagctgtttctgtttcacttaATGACTTCATATGAAAATAATCACCTGTTTGGTAGaattggttaatcatacacctgactctgatcctacaaTATCCATAACCTTTTGAATTCATGCTGATTTGAAGCCAAAGGGTAGTCATACCAAATATTGCTTTGATTTTCATTTGTTAATTCACTTTTCACAatacacaattaaaaatatatgtcatttttttccattgcacaAATGTCTGTCTTGGTATTTTTCTCCTTTGTGTACACTATTCTCACCttgtttggtttggtttcaGAAAAACATACACTGTTGATACTGGGATATAAGTCTGACCAGCCATTAGTTGTGCAGTTTCTGCTAATGTTCCCTGAAAAGTAAACAAGCAgtacatttgtgtaaaaacatgacagaataaaaaagtatttaaagtaAACCcctgaagaacacaaaccatgtagtcgaattaaagtagagatacactatataaaatccACCCCTGAGTAATaatggtatacacacacacacacacacacacacacacacacacacacacacacacacacacacacacacatacatacacacaagcagtacatttgtgtaaaaacatgacagaataaaaaagtatttaaagtaaacccctaaccctaaccctaaccctagggttaatatatatattaacccctcacattttagcaaccattttagcaAGGGacatactatagaaatgaaacttggatatattttaaagtagtcaatgtgcagcttgtacacaTCCTTTCTGAGCCTCATCTTGGCTTCTGGGAGTGTGCAGATAGATCCTGCCTGGATACGGGCTGGCAAGGAGTGGCAGAGACATGCAAGCAACTACAGAAATTCCTATGTATCGTTAATTTTTACCGAAAGTTCATCCAGGGTTTTAGTTCCATCGCAGCTCCCCTGCTTCGACTCACCTCCGCCATTTTACTGGAACTCAGAGGCCGAACTGGCCTTTCAGAGATCCTATTCACCTCTGCTTCTATCCTTACCCTGCCTGACCCGTCTCAGCAAATCGTAGAAGTTGATGCCTCGGACAAAGGAGTGTGCCGTCCTGACCCAAAGAGGAGTCAAGGACAACCATCTCCATTGATGTGCTTTCTTCTCGCGCCATCTTACCCCCGCCGAGCAGTACTGCTCTATCAGGGACTGAAAGCTTCTGGTTTAAAGAGTGGCACCATTAGTTGGAGGGCGCAGAGCACCCCTTCTTTGTGTGGACTGACCACCACAATCTAGAGTTAGAGGTAGAGAAGGTAGGGAAATTCCTCAGCCATATTCTTCCACCATCCGTCTTGGTCTTTGTCTGGACATTGAACGCATGGTGCACAGAGCCACTTCTGTACAGCCCACCCCGGACGGCTGCCCTGAGGGGAGACTTTATGTTCCTTACTGGCTTTTCTGCCACCCGGCACTCCTCAAACTTTGTCCCTTTTGCAGCAATGCTTTTAGTGGCCCACTCTCAAGGAAGATGTTAAGCATTTTGTGGCTGCCTGCTTTACTTGCGCCTAGCACAAGACCCCTAGAGCTGCCCCTGTGGGCCTCCTCTGCCTGCTTCCAGGTTCTCAGTGACCATGGTCCCACATTGCCCTGGATTTTGTAACCAGCTTAACCCCTCGGCTGACCACACTTCCATACTTTGTAATAGACCGGTTTTCCAAGATGCCCCACTTCATACCTCTCCCCAAACTTTCCTCTGCCAAAGAAACTACAGCACATCTTTTAGCTCCATGGCCTCCCCAGTAATATTGTGTTGAATCGGGGCCCACAATTCATCGCCAACTTCTGGAAAGAGTTCTGTCACCTCTTGGGCATCTTTGCTATCCTATATTCTGGCTTTCACCCTCAGACGAATGGACAGATTCAAAGGCTCAAGCGATGTTCGGAGACGGCCCTCAGCATCTTTTGTGCTGATGACAACGCGCTCTTGGTCATCACAATTGATATGGGCTGAATATGCCCAAAACACTCTCCTTTCCGgagccagggttagggttagggttaaccctaaccctaaccctaaccctgttgTGATTCACCCCACCTTCCATGTCTCACACCTCAAACTGGTCCAAAGTTGCTCCCTGTAACTCAGATTTATGGTGTTATCGAACTTCTTATAGCCGAagtcatctttgtggagagcaacaattctaattctcgaATCTatagagagttctttgccatgaggtgccatgttgaacatccagtggtcagtatgagagaatttcaaattttaactgtcaagcagacaaaaacatgaacattacGAATAGGACGTGGCTTTTCATGGTTACACCACATACAGCAGTTATCACTTatggtgtacttacttttgttgccagtgaTTTAGACtaatgactgtatgttgagttatttttagaggacagaaaATTTGTATTGTTATACAAGctgtggatgtgtttgtgaatcgttattacaataataatgtaagtagtgcattttttatgcatgttgtatgtgtgtactgtacattcagcaaatacattccttatacgttttccattgaaaaacatgaaaatcgctgcttgaggcttagagctttagaatgatgtatagttagtcatggttactctttttccttttcatttaatctattgctaatcattaacacctccgaacaatgggatatcggtCACACGGACGCAGCGCTGAAGGCTAAGAGGTTAACCAGGGCCTGGAATACCGCTGGAACACTCCAGTCAGAATGGCATGACCAAATATTTATAATGGCCtgcagtgacattaactttcatacaacaatagggagacttaataatccatatgcttctctttctgtcaccctctctctctctctctctctctctctctctctctctctctctctcggtcgagatAAACATGCTCttgaggttccagtgatcactgttcctgcttctctcccctccatggatcttcccacttcgtcctggtctgcctctgtatagtgttcttttcaaatggaggcgactctgtgcagctggaggtgtttctcatcaacgccttgggtggttccatgaaattccggagtaagaacaggagctttgaggatggattggactgtagttaatatcagcagtctgctacactgactcaggactacagtttgctctgatctccatcactgcacctcaacatcatttatctgtaataaatggacatttggtgttacccagatgaggatgaggttccctcttccGCCGACTTGCTCatgagggacaaacttacacttataaagaacatcttaatttttatctccacattatctgtgtaaagctgctctgagacgatgttcattgttaaaagcgcaatacaaataaacatgaattaaactgaattgaaatgaattgaattgaattgaattgaattgaatttaatttaatttaatttaattgacaGAGACAACTAAACTCTGTTGACTGCTGGCAAGAGCAAGGCATGAGAAGCGTACATCCAGGCAGCATCCCAAcatattgtataaaaatttaaacgatgcacaaaaatgtaaatatatttaagattttttcGTATTGCTATTGTCATCCTAAGATCAAATAATTGTCAAATAAAAGTCAAACCATAGTAACTCTGGGACTACCTGTAATTTTACCTGTAATTAGACTGATCTCAGTAGAAACCCTAAACCAGCCAGATAATATGGCACACATCTCGCAATgagtataaaataaactaaacattGTGTCCATAATTGAACACACATCAATGTTACATCTGTTTAATTCAGAGTGTGTCCACTTTGAAATAGTTACACACTCATGCAAACAcatgtctctctcactcacacacacacacacaaacacacacacacacacacacacacacacaacagtgtcagcatgtgaggaaaaaaaagcataaattattattatggcCTCTGAGACAGAAACTCTCCAATTGTTACCATACCTCTTTCCTTACAGACTGTTGTGATTTCTGATATCTACAGAACCCATAGTGCAGGAATAATTACCATCTTGACCAAAGAGGTTTTTCAGAGCCTCTGGACATGGATTAGTGACCACTTCACCAACCTCTGCATGGTGCCAACAGGAAAAGTTGTCCCACATGCCAGGGCAACCTGTGgacagaaaaacacattaaacaaacaaaaattaaacacGTTTTAAACACATAACATTAAAACTACAGGGATATACAACATTAAGATCTACAGGGCACAGAAATGAGTTCAGTTAATGTCTGAGGCCTATTATGGTGAGAGGGAAAAATTCTGCAGATGTTTAaacagaaccttttttttttacttttcagatGGAAAACTGAAAAGTAAACTTTAACTCAGTtaaatttactgtattttattttttcttcactcaAAAGTCTAACAATTAACCTATAATTACATCATTTTTGATGAAGACCAGGAGCTCTTTTGTTTGTAGAGATACACaaggatttgtttatttaataaaaagtcaAAACTCTCCTGCACTTTTAACTGCATTTGGATTAAAATTTGGTTATTATTGTGGATATGGaaatccctaatgagcaagtcagtagtgactgtagcaaggaaaagtTTCCCAGAAGTTCCCACAACATCTGACACATTACAAACTAAATCATTAAAGTTAACGGAAATTCTATGGATTCAGGAGTATAGTGAAAGAAACATCTGTAATCTAAAATAATCTAcagtttaatttcatttattaaaataagaattatttacaaaatttaCAAGGTTCAAGTAATAGAACACAATACTAAATCATCACAGTTTCATAGCTTCAACACatcaaaaattacaaaaataaaagagaagaagaaacacaTTTCTGTAAACAGTTTTTACAGAATCTATTCatctaatatattaattaatccTAATTTATTCATCTATGAAACTATAAAAGTCATTAATAATTGTAACGTTCTgggtaaaataatatataaatatggaatataaatgacctttttttgtaGTGCGAAGGTACtaaagacacagagagaaaccTAATGGTGATAAATATCTAAATGGCTTCTAcagtgagaaagtgagaaagtgaTGCACCCCTAAAACTAGATCCTGCTGTTAAAATATGATACCTAAAagatgatttattaaaaaattaatataaaatctgtttaaacacatttacattcaacAGTTTATCagcaatttattttaacaatcatCTGTCAGATTCTGCGACTTCATACCTTCGATCTCTAGACTTTTCTTCAACTTGGACAGACATTTTCTCTCTGCTGACTGCAGCTCAAACCAGAAGTGGCAGCTCGGATGTCTTCCGCTAACCTTTACACATAAAAAGCCAAATTATCAGTAAGGTTTCTTTGCTGTTCCACCTCTCAGCCCCTCCACATTAATGTGAACTCAGGATAAACTTTTAAACAGTTGTGACTGTGATACTTAATTATTCCAAAGAATGAATAAAGTTCAGAGTCGAGAATCATGTGCTGATGATAAGCATAAAGAAATCAAAATGACGGAGTGACAGGTTCGTCAGATTCCAGCTATAAACATTATTGTGGCCATGATCCACTGACAGTTCTACTAAATATGTAGATatcataatacatttaatactgTTCAGTACATTCATCAGTGTGCATCCAAATACTACACCATCTCCTGCTGGCTCATGTAAGATTGATAAActttacaaataaagaaaagaactTTTATTTCTCATAAAATGCATCtcattacaaatacatttttgtacattttaatacattttgaaactTTCTTACGATTGCACCCTGAAATTCATTAGTGGTATTCTGtactttattcattttacttttaaaggTAATTAAAGCAGATGAACAGCTAAACCACACTGTTTTATACTAATCCTTTTGAAAATGTGGAATTCACACAATATTCCTTCATCTTACCTGCATGCTTTATTGTAAAATACACTCTAATCCCTCCTGTTTAAATACAGCAAAGTAATTTTTCTCAAGTATTATGAAgcctttcaaaataaaatttttcaaaTAATGGCAATGTCGTATGGCaacaatatagtgtatattcagtATGTATGAtgtaagaaaataattaattaagtcTAAGTTACATTCcattaaaatattgaaactgATTGTGTTGTATCTAAGATGCCAAcaatgacgtgtgtgtgtacatttatgaaaacaattttatttcaaaaagtaaaaactgtCTGATATTACTCATGTTTATCTGAAGATCAGATCAGTC
This sequence is a window from Silurus meridionalis isolate SWU-2019-XX chromosome 21, ASM1480568v1, whole genome shotgun sequence. Protein-coding genes within it:
- the vipr2 gene encoding vasoactive intestinal polypeptide receptor 2 → MFHLQCFCLLLVCMAACVSGRHPSCHFWFELQSAERKCLSKLKKSLEIEGCPGMWDNFSCWHHAEVGEVVTNPCPEALKNLFGQDGNISRNCTTNGWSDLYPSINSVCFSETKPNKQQVFYMVVKTLYTLGHSLSLIALLTGSAILCLFRCLHTHTLCSGR